The stretch of DNA GCGGCACCGCGCGCCCTCCACCGGGCCCGCCGATTCCCCGCCGCTCTCACCGGCCGGCGGGCCTGGAGCACCCACCGGTGCGGGTCCGCGGAGCGGAACCGGTCGGCGGCCGCCCCGGCGGAGGCCGCGCGGGGCCCGGCGCGGGTGGCCGCAAGCGGGCGCCCCCGATCATCACCGGGTCGATGACTCAGGCCACTAGGTAGCGGTACTCATCCGCGCCGAAGCGGCGTCGCCCACCATGGAGCCATGAGCTCCGCACCCCTGAGCACCAAGGTCACCCCCGCCTTCTACCTCCAGTCCATCATCGCCTTCGGCGTCTCCAGCGCCGGTCTGTGCGGCGGCGTCGCCCTGCTGCCGATCGATCCGTGGATGCGCGCCTTCATCGGGATGGGCGTGCTGTTCGTCATCACCTCCACCTTCAACCTGGCCAAGTGCGTCCGGGACCGGCAGGAGGAGGCCCTGATGGCGGCCTGGGCCGAGCAGGCCCAGGCCTACGGCGCCGGCAACCACCACGCCTACAGCGGGAAGAACGGTTAGCCGCCGCCCGCCCCGTCCCCCGCGGCGTTCCCGCGACGACACGGCGCCCTCGGTTCCACCGCCCCGGAAGGGGCCGCGGATCCGAGGGCGCCACGGTGCGTGCCGCTCACCGGCACAGGGCTTGGACG from Nocardiopsis composta encodes:
- a CDS encoding YiaA/YiaB family inner membrane protein gives rise to the protein MSSAPLSTKVTPAFYLQSIIAFGVSSAGLCGGVALLPIDPWMRAFIGMGVLFVITSTFNLAKCVRDRQEEALMAAWAEQAQAYGAGNHHAYSGKNG